The Latilactobacillus sakei subsp. sakei DSM 20017 = JCM 1157 genome includes a window with the following:
- a CDS encoding ABC transporter ATP-binding protein: MLQLETKGLNYSVDGQSILSDINIAIEQGSYNTIVGPSGSGKSTLLRLLADLLTPTSGEILLAGQSITDFKPTQYRQRVSYCFQQPTLFGESVGDNLVFPFEIRELPVDETLVKTQLARVGLADMPLTKKITTLSGGEKQRIALIRNLMFKPEILLLDEITTGLDEQTKAQVNGLITQLNQEDGITVLSITHDTQEQQRKGRQLQIVAGCLVHADESSR, translated from the coding sequence ATGCTTCAGTTAGAGACGAAAGGCCTTAATTATAGCGTTGATGGCCAATCAATACTGAGCGATATTAACATCGCGATTGAACAAGGGTCTTACAATACGATTGTGGGGCCATCTGGGAGTGGTAAGAGTACGTTACTGCGGCTATTAGCCGATTTATTGACACCAACGAGTGGGGAGATCTTGTTGGCAGGTCAGTCGATTACCGATTTTAAACCGACGCAATATCGGCAACGCGTGTCTTATTGTTTCCAACAACCAACGTTATTTGGGGAGTCAGTTGGTGATAATCTAGTATTCCCGTTTGAAATTCGCGAATTACCGGTGGATGAGACGTTAGTTAAGACGCAATTAGCCCGAGTGGGATTAGCCGACATGCCGTTGACTAAGAAGATTACGACGCTCTCAGGCGGTGAAAAACAACGGATTGCTTTAATTCGCAACCTAATGTTTAAACCGGAGATCCTGCTACTGGATGAAATTACGACTGGACTAGATGAACAGACTAAAGCGCAGGTTAATGGGTTGATTACGCAATTGAATCAAGAAGATGGGATTACGGTTTTATCGATTACCCATGATACACAAGAACAACAACGGAAAGGGCGTCAGCTTCAAATTGTGGCTGGTTGTTTGGTACATGCAGATGAATCTAGCCGTTAA
- a CDS encoding ABC transporter permease produces MNLAVNGLSLTFAVSLVFVALIISFHEKIGLEKDMLISVGRAIVQLIIVGYLLKFIFQINHVWITLAMMLIIIFNAAANARKRASTLRHAFSISLIAILTSTGVTLGLLVLSGAIKFVPSQIIPITGMIASNSMVAIGLSYRSMLTQFKDQRQAVLERLALGASLKQASIAIVRESIKTGMSPTIDSAKTVGLVSLPGMMSGLIFAGVDPVKAIMYQILVTFMLLSATSLGSVIACYLAYHSFYNDREQLIDL; encoded by the coding sequence ATGAATCTAGCCGTTAACGGGTTATCACTAACTTTTGCTGTTTCGTTAGTCTTTGTCGCTTTAATCATTAGTTTCCACGAAAAAATTGGTCTCGAAAAGGATATGCTAATCAGTGTCGGGCGGGCGATTGTCCAATTGATTATCGTGGGTTATTTATTGAAATTTATTTTTCAAATTAACCATGTCTGGATAACGCTAGCGATGATGTTGATCATTATCTTTAACGCGGCGGCTAATGCGCGTAAACGCGCTAGTACGTTACGACACGCGTTTAGCATTTCATTAATCGCCATTTTAACGAGTACGGGTGTCACGCTCGGGTTATTAGTCCTGTCCGGTGCAATTAAATTCGTGCCCTCACAGATTATCCCAATTACGGGGATGATTGCCTCTAACTCGATGGTCGCCATCGGCCTAAGTTATCGGAGTATGTTGACGCAATTTAAGGATCAACGCCAAGCTGTGTTAGAACGCTTAGCACTCGGCGCTAGCTTGAAACAAGCCTCAATTGCAATTGTGAGAGAGAGTATCAAGACGGGGATGTCACCGACTATCGATTCAGCCAAGACGGTCGGTCTGGTCAGTCTCCCAGGGATGATGTCGGGGTTAATCTTTGCCGGCGTTGATCCGGTTAAAGCCATCATGTACCAAATATTAGTAACATTCATGCTATTATCGGCGACGAGTCTTGGTTCAGTCATTGCCTGCTACTTAGCCTATCATTCATTTTATAATGACCGAGAACAATTAATCGATCTTTAA
- the plsY gene encoding glycerol-3-phosphate 1-O-acyltransferase PlsY, which translates to MKLSLIFILAYLIGSFPSGVIIGRVFCHKDPRDAGSHNIGTTNSYRVLGPIAGTAVLFLDILKGTLAASLPIIFHIPNHSLVLVVGLAAVVGHAYSIFLRFTGGKAVATSAGILLAYNPLFFVIASTIFISVILITSMVSMASIIGPLLIAILSFYTHDWLLGTIATLVLIFLTYRHRENIGRIKNGTENLVPFGLYYRYKQKNANKGVFLCDHLKID; encoded by the coding sequence ATGAAATTAAGTCTTATTTTTATCTTGGCCTACCTGATTGGCTCGTTTCCCTCAGGCGTCATTATCGGTCGGGTCTTTTGTCATAAAGATCCCCGTGATGCTGGCAGTCATAATATTGGAACAACCAATTCTTACCGGGTATTAGGCCCAATCGCTGGGACGGCCGTTTTGTTCCTCGATATTTTAAAAGGTACTTTAGCAGCCAGTCTACCGATAATTTTTCACATCCCTAATCATTCATTGGTCTTAGTCGTTGGTTTAGCCGCGGTTGTTGGCCATGCCTACTCTATCTTTTTACGCTTTACAGGGGGCAAAGCCGTCGCAACTAGCGCTGGGATCTTACTGGCCTACAATCCGCTTTTCTTCGTGATTGCTAGTACCATTTTCATTAGTGTCATTTTAATCACAAGTATGGTCAGCATGGCCAGCATTATCGGTCCTTTACTGATTGCCATCTTGTCATTTTACACACACGACTGGTTACTCGGTACGATTGCGACGTTAGTCCTAATCTTTTTAACCTACCGCCATCGCGAGAATATCGGTCGCATTAAAAATGGTACGGAAAACCTAGTCCCATTCGGGTTATATTACCGCTATAAACAAAAAAACGCCAATAAAGGCGTTTTTTTGTGCGATCATTTAAAGATCGATTAA